Genomic segment of Triticum aestivum cultivar Chinese Spring chromosome 6A, IWGSC CS RefSeq v2.1, whole genome shotgun sequence:
TCAGAATCTGGACTCGACATATCAGCAGGAACAATGCAACGTATTAAGGGATCATGGGAAGCACAAGAATATTTTTTCTTTTTCGTGTCCCGCAGAAATAGGAAGGTAGCTACGTACCTCTTTCTTTTGCATAATATTGAAACTTGTCTTTGTTCTGATTCGGATAAGTATGCTTTTTCAGATGAACATGTTTACAAAACCAATCCAGATGACCATGTTGTTTAGTTCTAAACTCAATCGTGGATGGGATGTACACATCATCAGTAGTAACTTGATACAAGAAATTTTATTAGTTGGCGTACTATTTATTGCTGACATAATTCATAAGCCCAGAGAACATGTGTTAAGATTAGTAGCATTTCCCTAATATACATCACTTCTTTTACCTCTGTTTAATCTTGCTTCCTTTGCATTGTCACTTTGTTGATTCATGTCTCTCGATTCATATAATTCGTTGTCCATTAGGAAAATATACATGGATGCAAGTAGCGAATTTAACTTGGTGCAAGCTGGAAGGGGAAGGAAAGTTGCACTTGGAACAAAACTGGATTCGCGAAAGATTACCAAAAGGGATTCTCCAAATGGTATTCTCATATCCTATTGTTACAATGTCTCTTTATTAGTTCAAGATAGTCCATATATTAGATATTTGGTTGCACAAAATTGTGGATCATAGAGAAgtagtatgtactccctccatccggaaatacttgtcggagaaattggCCATACTTGAATTTTATAACTGTTTCATCTATCTGTCGACTTTGGCTTTTGAGTTTTATAACTTGTCTATCGAGATCACAGTTGCATGCTTATATGCAAACTTGTATACTAACCAACAATACATTATCTTTtgctcgtctttcttctttttgtaTGGTAAAAACTGGTTGTTTTCAATCAAATTTAGAATTGTAGTCCTTCTTCTATGTCCTTAGATCTGAAATCCAGAGCCTAATGGAATCTAGAACTTGAAAAGGCTTTGGTGGAGATACTTCTTCAGCACAATACTCCTTATCACCGAGGGCGGAATGGATGGAATGGTGAAATTTggaatatgatggttggaatattccATGCTAGACATAGTTATGTCAAATTCACAAAGTCCCAAGTTCAAGAGAAGGAAAAGGAATTGAAGAGAGACTATAAAATGCTAAAGGAGGCACATAAACAAAGTGGAGTTAATTGGGATGAAATTAGGTGCATGATACAAACTGATGAACATCTTTGGGATGAGTTGACGATTGTAAGTGCTTTCCTCCTAATTTCAGTATTGGACTAGTTATATCATTTTATTAACTCTCTACTGGTAGTTGTTTAACTTCTATCACCCCTTGTTTTTTTGCAGTCATTTGGTTCGAGGATCAATAAGTTCAAGTCCAAACCTTTTCCTCTCTTCAACTTACGAGGAGATCTCTATGATGGTTAGTTCAGTGGCACCCATACATCTTAATTAGTTACAGAGTTATAGTTACGTGGTTGATAATTTCATTCTTGTTGCAGTTCTCATTTTTCAGGGCCGTTATAACTTGACAACCACTACtgagcctgaaggaaatatgccttggaGGAAATAATAAACTtgattatttatatttctttatatcatgataaatgtttattattcatgctagaattgtattaactggaaacttaattCATGTGcgaacacatagacaaacagagtgtccctagtatgcctctacttgactagctcattaatcaaagatggttatgtttcctagccatagatatgcgttgtcatttgatgaacgggatcacatcattagagaatgatgtgatggacaagacccatccgttagcttagcattatgatcgtttagtttcattgctattgctttcttcatgacttatacatgttcctctgactatgagattatgcaactcccaaataccggaggaacaccttgtgtgctatcaaacatcacaacgtaactgtgtgattataaagatgctctgtaggtgtctccgatggtgtttgttgagttggcctagatcgagattaggatttgtcactccgtgtatcggagaggtatctctaggccctctcggtaatgcacatcaatatgagccttgcaagcaatgtgtctaatgagttagccatgggatgatgcatcacggaacgagtaaagagacttgccagtaatgatactgaactaggcatgatgataccgacgatcgaatctcgggcaaggaacataccgatgacaaagggaacaacgtatgttgttatgtggtttgaccgataaagatcttcatagaatatgcaggagccaatatgagcatccaggttccgctattggttattttccggagatgtgtctcggtcatgtctacatagttctcgaacccgtagggtccgcacgcttaatgttcaatgacgatttgtattatgagttatgtgatttgatgaaccgaagtttgtttggagtcccggataggatcatggacatgacgaggagtctggaaatggtcaagacataaatattgatatattggaaggttgtttttggacaccggaatggtttcgtaaaggttcgggcattttccggagtaccgggggttactggaaccctcccggggagttaatgggccttcatgggccctagtggagagaggaggcggcggccaggtggtggcgcacaccccctttccttctcttctcctcctcctcccctcgttctcctagtaggaataggaaggggggcgaatcctacttggaccgggagtccaagtaggactccccccatggcgcgccccccttggccgaccacctctcctccccctttatatacatgggagggggaaccccaaaggcacaccaagtcttctcttagccttgtgcggtgcccccctccacagttacacacctcggtcatatcgtcgtagtgcttaggcgaagccctgcgccggtaacttcatcatcaccgtcgccacgccatcgtgctgacggaactcttccccggcctcaacttgatcaagagttcgagtgacgtcatcgagctgaacgtgtgctgaacgcggaagtgtcatacgttcagtgcttggaccggttggatcgcgaagacgttcgactacatcaatcgcgttactaaacgcttccactttcggtctacgagggtacgtggacacactgtccccgcttgttgctatgcatctcctagatagatcttgcgtgatcgtaggtaatttttttgaaatactgcgttccccaacagtggcatccaagccaggtctatgcgtagatgttatatgcatgagtagaacacaaagagttgtgggcgataatagtcatactgcttataccagcaacgtcttactttgattcgacggtattgttggatgaagcggcccggaccgacattacatgaccgtgttcatgagactggttctaccgacgtgcttcgcacacaggtggctagcgggtgtctgtttctccaactttagttgaatcgagtttgactacgcccggtccttgttgaaggttaaaacaacacacttgacgaaaaattgttgtggttttgatgcgtaggtaagaacggttcttgctagaagcccgtagcagccacgtaaaacttgcaacaacaaagtagaggacgtctaacttgttttgcagggcatgttgtgatgtgatatggtcaagacatgatgatatataaattgttgtatgagatgatcatgttttgtaacagttatcggcaactggcaggagccatatggttgtcgctttattgtatgaaatgcaatcgccatgtaattgcttcactttatcactaagcggtagcgatagccgtagaagcaatagttggcgagacgacaacgatgttacgatggagatcaaggtgtcaagacagtgacgatggtgatcatgacggtgctttggagatggagaccgaaggcacaagatggtgatggccatatcatatcacttatttggattgcatgtgatgtttatcctttatgcatcttattttgcttagtacagcggtagcattataagatggtctctcactaaatttcaaggtataagtgttctccctaagtatgcaccgttgctacagttcgttgtgccgagacaccacgtgatgatcgggtgtgataagctctacgttcacatacaacggatccaagccagttttgcacacgcagaatactcagattaaacttgacgagcctagcatatgcagatatggccttggaacactgagaccgaaaggtcgaacgtgaatcatatagtagatatgatcaacatagtgatgttcaccattaaaaactactccatctcacgtgatgatcggacatggtttagttgatatggatcacgtgatcatgtagatgactagagagatgtctatctaagtgggagttcttaagtaatatgattaattgaactttaatttatcatgaacttagtacatgatagtattttgcatgtctatgttgttgtagatcaatggcccttgctaccgttcctttgaattttaatgcgttcctagagaaatcaaagttgaaagatgatggtagaaattacacagactgggtccgtaacttgaggattatcttcattgcttcacagaagaattacgtcctggaagcaccgctaggtgcaaaacccgctgcaggagcaactccagatgttatgaacgcctggcagagcaaagctgatgactactcgatagttcagtgtgccatgctttacggcttagaatcgagacttcaacgatgttttgaacgtcatggagcatatgagatgttccaggagttaaatttaatatttcaagcaaatgcccggattgagagatatgaagtctctaataagttatatagctgcaagatggaggagaatagttctgtcagtgaacatatactcataatgtctgggtaccacaaccacttgactcaactgggagttaatcttcctgatgatagtgtcattgacagagttcttcaatcactgccaccaagctacaaaagcttcgtgatgaactataatatgcaacggatggataagacaattcccgagctcttcgcaatgctaaaagctgcggaggtagaaaccaagaaggagcatcaagtgttgatggttaacaagaccactagtttcaaaaagaagggcaaagggaagaaggggaacttcaagaagaatggaaagcaagttgctgctcaagtgaagaagcccaagtctggacctaagcctgaggctgagtgcttctactgcaaagggactggtcactggaagtggaactgccccaagtatttggcggataagaaggatggcaaagtgaaaggtatatttgatatacatgttattgatgtgtaccttaataatgttcatagtagcgcctgggtatttgatactggttctgttgctcatatttgcaactcgaaacaggggctacggattaaatgaagattggctaaggacgaggtgacgatgcacgtgggaaatggctccaaagtcgttgtgatcgccatcggcacctacctctacatctaccttcgggattagtttttgaccgaaataattgttatttggtgccagcgttaagcatgaacattatatctggatcttgtttgatgcgagacggttattcatttaaatcagagaataatggttgttctatttatatgagtaatatcttttatggccatgcacccttgatgagtggtcta
This window contains:
- the LOC123130573 gene encoding uncharacterized protein yields the protein MQVANLTWCKLEGEGKLHLEQNWIRERLPKGILQMALVEILLQHNTPYHRGRNGWNGEIWNMMVGIFHARHSYVKFTKSQVQEKEKELKRDYKMLKEAHKQSGVNWDEIRCMIQTDEHLWDELTISFGSRINKFKSKPFPLFNLRGDLYDVLIFQGRYNLTTTTEPEGNMPWRK